A single genomic interval of Lathyrus oleraceus cultivar Zhongwan6 chromosome 7, CAAS_Psat_ZW6_1.0, whole genome shotgun sequence harbors:
- the LOC127104605 gene encoding uncharacterized protein LOC127104605, translating into MDRTWMYDRVYSNRHGLKEEYVRGVKDFVKRALKQPICKSKGGIRCPCINCKCLKIRTPTNVRLHLYRDGFQPDYWIWTQHGEVELNVNTRNDSNSSEHVHHDDQIEAMNQMVYDAFRPYGVFSHVNDNIEVEEYTEDEFPNEDAKRFYDKLISFNKPIYEGATQSILSISTQLLEIRSNWHVPQKGLDFVAQMLKSVCPVQKCLPDNYYQATQLVSKLGLKVEKIDCCKNGCMLYYKDDSNLSECKFCNAPRFIPRKTGMGKYKDIPVKRMFYFPIIPRLQRLYASTESASEMRWHHMNKNSSNILRHPSDGKAWKHFDSVYPDFSREPRNVRLGLCSDGFTPYIQASASPYSCWPIIVTPYNLPPEMCMTKPYLFLACLIPGPKNPKLKIDVYLQPLIDDLHRLWSNGILTYDISTKQNFIMKACLMWTINDFPAYGMLSGWGTQGKLACPHCMEHTDAFTLKSGHKNSWFDCHRRFLPSNHSFRRSKRSFLKNRVVTNEPPPISTGKDIWAVISNFPKVTEIGWEAKWKEFEGYGVDHNWKKRSIFWDLPYWKDNLLRHNLDVMHIEKNVFDNIFNTVMNVKDKTKDNEKAREDLAKLCFRGDLELQPLENGKNGKPKASYTLTKSEAKLVCKWLKELRMPDGYASNLSRCANVEKGTVHGMKSHDCHVFMECLLPIAFHSLPDLVWKPLTELSRFFKDLCCNTLRMDDLIKLDENIPIIICKLERIFPPGFFDSMEHLPIHLAKEAILGGPVQYRWMYPFERFMGVSKRVVTNKARVEGSICSDYIHRETNYFCSHYFNSFRLLPTINLSNKPHLDNDGILPTMSILQSGGRPSGKSRKYFLSDKEWKSSHVHVLINCDEVKPYLDIFLENHSLDIEDSSGRIHIEFPIWLKKYVNEETNGVTNQDIIALSRSPASMAISWNMYFINGYKFHTEEWSKGRKTSNCGVHVKGLAEGGNTDFYGIIKHIFELDYFGLKHKIPVFYCEWFDPTRNTGTKVHPQYKTVDIKMDKRYRPYDPFILAQNARQVYYVPYPEMCRDMRGWCAAITTKPRGRVEIDNIEDEVPYQSDGMLPALPNVEIEAISCLRDMSQLDVFEEIFDCSTSEADRGH; encoded by the exons ATGGATCGTACTTGGATGTACGATAGAGTATATTCCAATAGACACGGATTGAAAGAAGAGTATGTTCGCGGGGTTAAAGACTTCGTAAAGAGGGCTTTGAAACAACCTATTTGTAAATCTAAGGGAGGGATAAGGTGTCCGTGTATAAATTGCAAGTGTCTCAAGATAAGAACACCAACTAATGTTAGACTTCACTTGTATCGAGATGGATTTCAACCAGACTATTGGATTTGGACTCAACATGGAGAAGTAGAGCTCAATGTTAATACAAGGAATGATTCAAATAGTAGTGAGCATGTGCATCATGATGACCAAATTGAGGCAATGAATCAGATGGTGTATGATGCTTTTAGGCCTTATGGAGTATTCTCTCACGTGAATGATAACATAGAAGTTGAGGAATATACGGAGGATGAGTTTCCCAACGAAGATGCCAAACGATTTTATGACAAGTTGATATCTTTCAACAAGCCCATTTATGAGGGAGCTACCCAATCAATATTATCAATATCTACTCAACTTCTTGAAATTAGGTCTAATTGGCATGTACCACAAAAAGGTTTAGATTTTGTTGCACAAATGCTTAAAAGTGTATGTCCAGTTCAAAAATGCTTGCCCGATAACTATTACCAAGCAACACAGTTGGTATCTAAGTTAGGGCTAAAGGTTGAGAAGATTGATTGTTGTAAGAATGGTTGTATGTTATATTACAAGGATGATAGCAATCTATCAGAGTGCAAATTTTGTAATGCTCCTAGGTTCATTCCTCGCAAGACTGGCATGGGAAAGTACAAAGATATCCCAGTGAAGAGAATGTTCTACTTCCCAATCATTCCCAGATTACAAAGATTGTATGCATCAACTGAGTCGGCAAGTGAAATGAGATGGCATCACATGAACAAAAATAGTTCCAACATCCTTCGCCACCCGTCAGATGGAAAAGCATGGAAACATTTTGATAGTGTATATCCTGACTTTTCTAGGGAACCCAGAAATGTAAGGTTGGGTCTGTGTTCAGATGGTTTTACTCCTTACATTCAAGCGTCTGCTTCTCCATACTCATGTTGGCCAATAATAGTTACTCCGTATAATCTCCCCCCTGAAATGTGCATGACCAAACCATACTTGTTTTTGGCATGCCTCATACCCGGACCTAAAAACCCTAAATTAAAGATAGATGTCTACTTGCAACCATTGATTGATGATCTACATCGATTGTGGTCCAATGGAATATTGACCTATGATATATCTACAAAACAAAACTTCATCATGAAAGCCTGCTTGATGTGgacaattaatgattttccagccTATGGTATGTTATCTGGATGGGGAACACAAGGTAAattggcatgccctcattgtATGGAACACACTGATGCTTTCACCTTGAAAAGTGGCCATAAGAATTCCTGGTTTGACTGTCATCGTCGTTTCTTGCCATCTAATCACTCCTTCAGAAGGAGTAAAAGAAGTTTCCTAAAAAATAGGGTTGTGACCAATGAGCCACCTCCCATTTCCACAGGGAAAGATATATGGGCGGTAATAAGTAATTTTCCAAAAGTTACTGAAATTGGATGGGAGGCGAAATGGAAAGAATTCGAAGGGTATGGAGTGGATCACAATTGGAAAAAGCGAAGTATTTTTTGGGATCTCCCATATTGGAAGGATAATTTGTTAAGGCATAACCTCGATGTGATGCACATAGAAAAAAACGTCTTCGATAATATATTTAATACTGTCATGAATGTTAAGGATAAAACAAAGGATAATGAAAAGGCAAGAGAAGACTTGGCTAAATTATGCTTTCGCGGGGACTTGGAGCTCCAACCCTTAGAAAACGGAAAGAATGGTAAACCAAAGGCTAGTTACACTCTAACCAAATCTGAAGCCAAGTTGGTTTGTAAATGGCTTAAGGAATTGAGAATGCCAGATGGCTATGCTTCAAACCTCAGTAGGTGTGCCAATGTAGAAAAGGGTACGGTGCATGGGATGAAGAGCCATGATTGTCATGTTTTCATGGAATGTTTACTCCCAATTGCATTCCATTCATTGCCAGATTTGGTTTGGAAACCATTAACTGAGCTAAGTCGATTCTTTAAAGATCTTTGTTGCAATACATTGAGGATGGACGACTTAATTAAGTTGGATGAGAATATTCCAATTATCATATGCAAGTTGGAAAGGATTTTTCCACCAGGTTTCTTTGACTCAATGGAGCATCTTCCAATCCATCTTGCCAAAGAAGCAATTCTAGGTGGTCCAGTACAGTACCGATGGATGTATCCATTCGAAAG ATTTATGGGAGTCTCAAAGAGGGTAGTGACAAATAAGGCTAGAGTTGAAGGTTCCATATGCAGTGATTATATACATCGCGAGACAAATTACTTTTGCTCTCATTATTTCAACTCTTTCCGTTTGTTGCCAACCATAAATCTTAGTAACAAACCTCATTTAGACAATGATGGCATTCTACCTACAATGTCCATTCTACAAAGTGGCGGTCGACCAAGTGGGAAGTCACGAAAATATTTTCTATCTGATAAGGAATGGAAGTCTTCACATGTGCATGTCTTGATAAATTGTGATGAGGTTAAACCATATCTTGA CATATTCTTAGAGAACCACTCTCTAGATATAGAAGATTCATCTGGGCGCATACATATAGAGTTTCCCATATGGCTGAAGAAATATGTAAATGAGGAGACAAATGGAGTTACTAACCAAGATATAATTGCCTTGTCTCGCAGTCCTGCATCAATGGCCATATCATGGAACATGTATTTTATCAATGGGTACAAGTTTCATACTGAAGAATGGAGCAAAGGTAGAAAAACTAGCAATTGTGGTGTGCACGTGAAAGGTCTTGCAGAAGGAGGAAATACTGATTTTTATGGAATAATCAAACATATCTTTGAGCTAGATTACTTTGGTCTGAAGCATAAGATTCCAGTTTTTTATTGTGAATGGTTTGATCCAACAAGGAATACGGGCACAAAGGTTCACCCACAATATAAAACTGTGGATATTAAGATGGATAAACGTTATCGTCCTTATGATCCTTTCATCCTTGCGCAAAATGCAAGACAAGTGTATTATGTCCCATATCCAGAAATGTGTAGAGATATGCGTGGATGGTGTGCGGCAATCACCACAAAACCAAGGGGTCGCGTAGAGATTGACAACATAGAGGATGAAGTACCTTATCAATCTGATGGGATGTTACCGGCGCTACCCAATGTAGAAATTGAAGCAATATCTTGTTTGCGTGACATGTCACAATTAGATGTGTTTGAAGAGATTTTTGATTGCTCTACTAGTGAAGCAGATAGAGGGCATTGA